Sequence from the Zeugodacus cucurbitae isolate PBARC_wt_2022May chromosome 2, idZeuCucr1.2, whole genome shotgun sequence genome:
AGTTTTGgaacaacaatttaattttgttgtttaccttttttgaaagaaataaaatctaagcatacgtatgtatttatgtatgtatgtatgtacatatgaattttttataaatttttatacaaaaggaaatgtattaaaaacaagtaaacatGTGCTAATTGGCTATGTTGAggtcataaataaaaacaaaaaaaaaatatttaaaaaaaattaaaaataaatataaaaaaaaatatttaagaataaataaaaaaaaataaaaataaatatttgcatacgtgcttatataaatatacatacatacatacatatacgtatgcatacccacaaaaaatattaatcttttTCAAATCCATATCTCCCGCTTTAGGCGCGCTAATGTTTCCGAAATATTTCTGATAATGTTTAAgacttgattgttgttgttacttactaattatgtattgtacaaaatattgctttttcgaattttttcataatttttgaaagcacaaatattttctttagtcTTGCGGAAACACCTGCGTAAACTTCTTAAATAACTTTTATCTTATCACTGTGTTAACAACTAATGCTTTAAGACATGGCATTTTGTGAGTCAGTTGAATGGAGGGGAAATGTCATAAttgcatatgcatacatacatatgtatatacaaacatacatataaatattagtaaGTCTAGGCGGTTAGCCGTTACTTTAGTTACTTTaaagaaaaacttgaaaaatacatataaaaaaaaaaatttcgccgCAAGAttgctaaatatatatacagatatagacatatttctatgtatttgaaataattacaaaaaaatagcgTTATTTAACTCAAATCtaaattaaactattttgaGCTATGATCTAACTCATAAATCAcatcattttttttaacaaattccaAGCACCataaatagaaaatacatatagatacatacatatattatacatatagtacatacatgcatacagatttacacatatataaaagtaaaaaaaaaaatcacaattcaaTTGTTATCCGATACCCTAGTTCTTTTTATCTTCTATTTTTCCATAGAACTTGTTTGTGCAACATTTGCATGTGAGCGTTCTTCACCTTAACCTACGACAACATCCAGCCACTGTGACCGCTGAGCGCGTGAGAGCATAAACAGCGTAATCctctactacaacaacaacgcaacaaACTTcaaactcactcactcactagCTTTCGAAAGCTATAGCGACACCACTCGACCACAACCGCAAtcgcaaccacaacaacaacagtaaaacaaTATGGGCAATCCAATCTGGttcattttttggtttttgatctTTTGGTTCATCTCATTCTTTGTGGCTTTCTTCGCTGCATTCTGCTATATAATACTCTATGTGCTTGAGGTGATCTTCAGTGGATTATCGGTGAGTATACGATAtaagtttttttctaaatatttgtgtACCTATGTACATGTGGATCGATTTGTATTAGACATGCATTGAATGATTACCTTAAATAATAGCATCGATCACTTTAGTTTAGTCAATTTCAAATTGACCCGACCTTTACCAATGGCACACTTTTCCTAAATTAACCGAAGGCCCTAGTTGAAGGTGATTCTGAAGAGCTTTCCAAGTTCCCGGCAAACATTTGCTACTCATACTCccctaatattatttattttgcgttCGGCTTCGAAACATTTTTCCATCATTATCAGCGAGCGACAAGTACTATATGTACTTCGATCTTATAAGCTGTTTTATTGTGTCTGAGTGTATAAGTTTATCTTTATTAGTTACATATTAGTTCGATAGTGGTTTCGACAGCCTTAATAACGACAATAAAGTTCGTAACTATGTTTTAGTTTATTATCTTTATAAGAAGTAGTTGAAAAAAGAATCAGTTtggttttattaaaaagaaaaaatcaattctATAAAAACCCCCACATAGTATCCCAAACCCATTTTTTATTAGTACAATGGCTATCATCTCACATACAgagtataaaagaaaaaaaatcagtcCTAAGGTTCTCTTAATATACAATAGTTTCAGATAGAATTAATTTGAAACTTAAACGATCTTAGATTTcagaaatatatagtaaaagtgGAAAGGTACCGGTCATAGGAGGATTGAGGAGGAGGATCCATTGATCTTACTGTTTTAACAACtaacaaaaatatgttgaattatTCAAAGTGAATAGCTTTCAGATCAACAACAAGCAggataacaaaatgctatgtagttgtaaaccttgatctattcctgagagaatgaagtcagtttggatagaatagctagaaatatggcggagatatgagcaaatgaactgaagactcacagtagtcaaataaatatgtgtaaataattttgactacctctgtatatgagGACCTCCTAAACCCCATCAACCAATTTCTTGCAAAAATTGCTTTGCTATCaaaacaaactaatttttttatcacttttatgaCGTCAGCCTTGACATTGCTAATTTGAAGATAGTGAGATCACATGAGATCAACTTAGTGTGATGTTTTAGTGCTAGCGATGCTGTTGATTTCtacaatataaattaaacaatttatagGTGTACGTGATCTGATAGACGTATGTAAAAAACCTGAAATCAGCAGTAACATGACAGACCGGACAGATATCAATATGAATTTCTGCCATATCCAATCACTATGTCAATTGCAACTCATGTGAGAAACAAGTATTCTAGAGATTAGAGCAGTGAATCATTGCATTTTCTTCCACTTTCCACTTTATGTTGTCCattctcaattttattttaatgttaaattaaaaaagaatttcaaCTTGTTTCAGTGTGAGAAATTGTTGTGATGATAACGAATAATCACACTCTTGTTAACCGCTTATCAGTATAGTGTGTACTTATGAATGAAGAAAGCTCttgaataatacaaatattgtttttaataaaataatttttataataaatttattttaaattttttattattacattttattttcctttcctTTTCAGGGTCTCAACAACCTACTGTTGCAAGGCATACAATTCCCCCACTACTGTGCACAGGCTATGCTGGACTGCAAGTCTCCGTTATAAATGTTTATCGGCAGTGCATAAGTGtttgtttcttttgttattCTTGTATTGTTAGTATATAcacagatataaataaataattaagcttTACAGTTATAAACTCACaaataatgtatacatatagtgGCATGAAATTGTATTGCCCAAATGAATAAGAGGCCATTTAACtattaaataatacattaaATCTTtttctactcagtccaaaataatttattgttataaaaatgtgctaaaataaaaaaaaataatcaaatatttagattatcttttattcaagaaatatttatattccgtGAGAAGAAGTTGATTTGAATGATGTCAAAACCATCTAAAAGATTTGATGTGGACTTTTTTCATCGTGAGAGCTGAGTTCAAGTTGTGTCAACATTTCGAAAAGCGTTGATGGAATGAAATGCTGTTGTTATCAAAAAAGATGTTTGAAGAGTATTATACGGATTCCTAGGTGATACTTATTTCACTTATCATATATTTCTAATTGATATTTTGGCCACAATCAACAATGTGAAGATCTACAAGGGGCTGTTATggaagaaaacttaaaaaaatgcacaaaaaatattcttgaatACCGAGAAATGAAAGATAATCGCTACAGGTGGCACTCCGAAGGTATGAAAGGAACATCAAAGGTTGGACACATCGTACTTAAAAATTACGATATGTGAAAGCTTTGTGCAAAGTGGGTGCCGGACGAGCTACTATCGACCAAAATCTGAGCAGCTTGGAGGAAATATGACTTCATTATACCAGAATCCAGATTCGAATTGCTTCCGAATCCACCAAAATTTCGGATCTGATCCTCAGCGACTGTTTCCTGCTTTTAGATATCAAGtgaataaatgaaatgttgaaAGATTGCTAAAAGCGGTATATTCCGCTCAAGTTACCTCTGATTCACTGGTTCACATCCTCAGGTCCACGACTTTTTTACAATTTCGGACCTCAAgacaaattacaataataaatgcGAAGGTAATAAAATCGATGTATAGAGCTCAatcaaactggtataaataatggttttcattaaattcataaaaacctTTCAGTTCGCAAGTTTCGTACGGAATAAAATTAATGGGGTGACTGAAACAATTTAACAAATATCTTTCATTCAACGATCTATTCAATATAGATGTCGAAGATTGCTATCTTTAGTTTAAAGAGGGCCAAAGACAGAATGtagaatatatgtttatatagaaTAAAGGAAGTTAAATTTAATCTTAAAACATTAGTGGAAATATTCTTAGAAAACTCAGTTATCCGGTTAATAAGCCTCAAATGCAATACTTCACTGTATTTAGatgctttttctttttgttcaatttcactgaaaatgtcaaacaatgtttagaaaataaaacttaaagtcacatttttctattattaaacAATAGTATATATTTGCCGCTtcttaaaaacacattttttaatttaaaataattatctgcCGCTAAGCGAAATTGATTTTTGTGTGACCTGTACTAGAAGAAGAATATAAGAAGTCAAATCAGCTTTTCGTGAAACTCTCAACTACGTTATGAAGAACCCGATCTGGTTTATTTTCTGGTTGTTGGTCTTACTTTTAATCTCATTTTTTGTGGCTTTCTTCGCTTCATTCTTTTACATATTATTCTACATGTTTGAGGCGTGCTGTGACTGCTGGAATGTAAGTTAAATTAGTTTGTACAACGAAGAAGTGAATTGGAGACAAAATAataccgaaaaaaaaaatcgaattgctCCGTGTCATACTTATGAATGATCATATAAGATCATACGAGTATACTATTAGATCCTCCTATCTGTAAACTTAGTTTTCTCCCCTTATTAAAATgtcgtaataataatattagcaatagttaatttaaaaattttattattttcagggCATTAACAATTTTCTGCTGAAATGCGTACAGTTCCCTCACCATTGCGCCGAAGCCATGCTTGAGTGCCGATCTCCATTCTAAAGACGGTCATTTGATATGAATGCTTATACTACGAACatatgtaaatctatatttatacaaatggaAAACATATCAATAAAATAGCGTAAAGAACGTGAGTAGTTATTTGTTCTTACTTAAGGGTTAGatggttttcaaaatttgtttttttttaacctaATAGTACaaaatgcttaaaatattatccaaaaatatcaaaacaatccGATTGAAATtctaagatatatattctttggaagttccgcccatcaggccacgtctgttacaagaaaaactttaaacgcgtttatctcaaaactcaatttttaagtCGGTAGACACgatatctcgaaaagttattaagAAATTTTGTTCTAatcattatctagttaatgaacgaaggtttttatactctcgcaacctgttgcacagagtataatagttttgttcacataacggttgtttttgtcaccaagaaatttaagagttagatatggggttatatatacagaaacgatcaggatgacgagtggatttgaaatacggatgtctgtctgtccgactGTCCgactgtccgtgcaagcgataacttaagtaaaaatttagatatcttaatgaaacttggaacacatgttccttggcaccctgaggaggttgttttcgaaaatgccataaataaagatatgaaaatgaaatttggaacataggatcccattagggaggggcacatttggatgtaatttttttggggaggtgggcgtggtcccacCCTCAAATGGATGCTGGAGTGTTTCAATGAAATGTgtgatttacaaaaaattgtaaaaatatcccTGTTTTCAGCCTCTGAAACCCGCCTAACCTCGTAAGAAAAACCGAAACCGGAGTGTTTGATgccatgtaatatatatttgtgtccAATGAAAgggattttggaaatttttaaaatattttatatgattttgcgTAATCTACTATAATTATCACAAACCAGTCActctaatgtaaaaaaaaatattaaggtaTCTCTTAAGGGGGGAGCCTGCTttagaggcttcaaaaaatctatattttcaaggatttttttggaaaggaaagaaatgtctgattgaaatgaaacttttaggatttattcttatatatttgaagagtcttctcaaatttttttattattatacattagatattcttcatgtttgaagaaatttacgGAGACGCCTCGAGTGTGCAATTTCTGTGTGGCGGGCAAGAGACAGGTCGCAATTTtcatatgaaacaaaaaaaaaaacaaaagaaatttttaattttcaatagtgtAATTCCAAGGTGAACCAAGACCAAattcaacaaaaagtgaaaaattcaacaatttttcgcagattaaaaaaatgcatttaaaaaaatttattttaaaaccggATTAATATTAACTTTCTTAAGGTATTTTAGGTTCACCTAGAGGATAATTTAATTCCAAATACAACGCATTTTGATTCGTTTCGATATGACGTTTACTTTTTTTCCTATCTTGCCCGCCAATTtgaaaaaaccataaaaatggaAATCCGAGAAATCGCGTATCAAAGTTTTCGTTCACaaaaatcgtaaatttcttGAACTTACCCTATTAATATGCTAATCAGCGATTCATAATAGTTTTATCTCCACAGACCTTCTATAGACAGTTAAGCTGTCTCGAAGGACTGTTAGTCccttttcattataatatacataatagtTGAAGGGGTGGAGCAAGCGGGCTGCAGGCGGTCCGGCCTCTAGTATACCTGTTTGACGCTTGCTCACTATTTCGTCTGAAATAATCCGAATTTTGTTCTGAAATTTtggagacatattcttggatagtttataagtgatttacgcaaaaaagaaatcgattttttgaagcctctaaAGCAGGCTTCCCCCTTAAGCCGTATCAACTCTCTTCAACAAATTATTTGAAACCGCTAGGAAGACTTATTCGAAGGAAAATGTAAGATATGAGATCTAACAATCTAGCTTTTTTGTAGAGCTCAACAACCAGTAATACTAATAACACATCGGTGGGTAAGTAACGGACGGACGGCAGGTGGAAATACTGTACATTATACGAAAAGCACAACAGAGAAAAGCTGTACGTAAACAGAAAAGCTCCACCAAAAGCGCTGTCAGCAATAGTGAGCGAAAATTTAACATACATTTTAACATGAGTtgagattaaaattaaattcatttgaatcacaaacacatataaatatatgtagtaaTGCTACTTTGTTTTGTGAGATTACGAAATAACCAGTGAAAAGCAATTGCGAAAAACTGTTATACGCACAACAACACCACTGCAAGTACGAGCTCTGAGCGTATAGGGGGACAGGGTCAGGTGGTTATCTTTCAGCTGGCAGGTGGTTGGCGTTCGGCTGATGATATGGAGAAGACAGAAGAAAGCTTTAgcgcaaaaattaataatttttgccgACCTGAGTATGCTTCATGCCCGGGTACAATTCAATCGTGAGTGTTCTCTCGACGCGGTTAGTGCTGAAGTTAGCGGGTCAACAGCGGagtgtatataataattataaaaaatatatatacaaactttgAACGCTGAAACATACTGTTACGTTGGAATGTAAAGTGAAggcattttttttggaaatatttgtattaaattaaataaataatagacaGTGTAGTTTTGTGCATAAACACAATATTGTTTGGGATTAACAAAACGCAGAAAGTGTAATAAACAACAGTTATCAATTATGTAATTTACCATTTCtatgtattgtatttaaaaaaaaagcggTGATGACAGTTCTATTATTTGTCATAAACTAAAGAATTCTTTACTGCAAAAGGCAAAAGTAATAGAAGCCAGTAGTCAAAGCATGACAACTGGTGCGAAGTGAAAAATCTTAGCGCTGTGCACAAACATATGGCAAACTTAAAGAACAGCGAACAGCAAAGACAAATCGTAGCATACTTTACGGCGTATGGCGCTGGAAATTCGGTCGTAGTACCGAACAAGCGACTCGTACGCGGCaagcgcacatttctgcatgtatatctgtatgtgtgtgagttgtatcgtaaatatatatgtatgtgtgcgtgtaaaCATTTCTTTTTAGTTTCGTTGCTTTgcaatacaataaaaaacagCTGCAACGcgaaacaaacacacacacatacactcgtatatatgtatatatggacctGCGCTGCCTCCGGCTTGGTGTGATCGATTTTTCGCTCTCTCGCGTACGCGCTGATTAACATTAGCAGCATATAGACCGACTTCCCGGCCCCCAACCATCATCGCATTCTCATTTTAACGCTTCTCTCCCTCCCTTCCACCGCAGCCGGAACAAACCGCCGCAGCGTTCTTCCAGCCAAACGAAATTGCTGTGTTCCGAGATAACCTCACTTGTTTGTGCCACCAGTCGGGTCGGCACTATACAGCTAACGATTGTTCGCTAATACTTGTAGCGTGAGGCGAAGAGCGCGGCAAAAGATAACAGCGAAAGCGTGAAGTacggaaaaaaatgaaaataataaacacaacaacaataggtcAGCAGGCTTTGAGTGGATTTGTTTTGATTGTTTTTCTGCAATATTGCGCGTTTTCTTTAAATTGTGTGTGAACGTGTGTGTGTACAAGTGTAATCGcttgtttattttatacacGTGAGTATGTTCTAGTGACTATTGgagtatattttattgtaatttaaacaGAATTTTCGGAGTTAATttagtatttcatatttttactttacttatATGCGACATAGTGTCTGACAAATTACTCTGgatataatatattcaataaagtATCCAATGTGAACTGAATCAAACTTTAATATTATCGCGCTAAATTTCTTTCTCAGAATTagagtattttattttgtgatcCAACTGCCTTATTTTccttttatcttttattttcccCTTGAATATTCTGTAGAACCCTTTTTATAGCCGAGTAGTCCAAGTTTATatcaatttattatacatatgggAGAGACCactttttgatttcattatttgttaattaaaagttattattaatggcaatatttattaaatgaaaatttttactatatttcacattatatcaaattatattaaacttttgtttactttgttaCTTGCCTttgatcaaaataaaaaaaaaggtttgtttcgtcgaaaaaagacattttttcctgaatttttttagaaaaaattattgctgtaggtttattttacttattattatatgaaagtacaacatttgaaggatacttaaaaaaagttttatcgaaaaataatgaggaataacggatttatcgtcgatctctacaggcacctcgaaaagtagtgtttgtgcggtgaccagcctacagcatcgcaggatcatccgaaaccaaaaaatcaaaatgctttctttagtttattagtttatctttcaattgacgtcgagttttttttaatttttcaatttttagatttttggtaccattttcaagccaaaatgacgattttagacgaaaaaatcgacctatttgttattgtaaaattgttagaaattattgtttttggaaaaacgatcgtcattcgagagctatatatatgtagaatatttgttcaaaatttaaaaacgatcgatgcagtggttttttctgtaggctgtttcaaagttttgtacactcagcgcaggtagctggaggtaccgttattcaatctgctgtaacttcgttagtttttcttcgaatgacctaaaactttaacagaatattcttgagatgttgatggttcagaaaaaaaaaataaaaaaataaagttgtcaaaccttaaccCCCTCTTAATGCTTGAAGCTCTCCTCCTTAATGgggaagaactcggacagccacttttcacaagcctcttttgagttcaactttccCCACCAAGAGCGTTcgtcatggacaggaacaggtggtaatcacttggcgctataaaacctcccatccgagctcccgtagcttctgccGAGTCATTAACGAAgtatgtggtctggcgttgtccttctggaacactacacccttcttgttggccaattctggacgcttctggtcgatcgcttgcttcaagcggtacagttgttcgcagtaggtggtagaattaagcgtctgggcATAGGGAGCAGCAGGTGGATAATTCcgttccaatcccaccaaacacacagcaaaaccttcctggccgtcaatcccggcttggccactgtttgggacgatttatcggccttcgaccactaccgttttcgcttgatattgtcgtacgTGTTCCATTTTTAGTCGcaagtcaccatccgcttcaaaaatgggtcgagttcgttccgtttcagcaacatatcgcaggcgttgattcggtccagaaggtttttttgcgtcaaatcatgcggcacccaaacatcaagtttttttgtgtatccagtcatctgcagatggtttaaaatggtttggcgaCTTACTACCATCTCCAGAGCGATGTCACGAGTTGCAACATGCTGGTCTaattcgatgttttccatggtttgatcggtattcgtcgtcacaggtcttccactaggtggcttatccatggtgtcgttttcacccgttcTGAATCGTTGCAACCATTTCTCGGCCGTTCGAAGttatagagtaccatcccccaaaacaccattaatctcacggaacgttttttTAGCCGATTTGCCTTTAActaaggaaaactttaaaatagcgcgaatttcggcgttagtgaactccatgtttgcacgtctataactgttaaacgcaatatccaaacaaaTCATGCTTAGCGTCgacaagacctttcaa
This genomic interval carries:
- the LOC105214561 gene encoding uncharacterized protein LOC105214561, with amino-acid sequence MGNPIWFIFWFLIFWFISFFVAFFAAFCYIILYVLEVIFSGLSGLNNLLLQGIQFPHYCAQAMLDCKSPL
- the LOC128919977 gene encoding uncharacterized protein LOC128919977; its protein translation is MKNPIWFIFWLLVLLLISFFVAFFASFFYILFYMFEACCDCWNGINNFLLKCVQFPHHCAEAMLECRSPF